The DNA window tcaggaaaatttaaattctagcagcagtgtacagagttgatataaatttaaaaagtaaaaagtaaataatgggtgtATAAATGGaatcaaaatagaaaaatattatgagaataaaaataaaaagaaacaatgggaataaaaaatataacagtaaaataagaatacaacaagaaagggaataagcggtagaaaatggatggatggatgaacaagagaaactaggcagtattgaccatgttatgaaaaagtattgcactgttattgttttgcatcccctgtcatccagGTACCCGCCGCCCCcctacagtctaatggcgtgtgggacaaaggagttttttagtctattagtcctgcatttGGGAtgaaaatggtccctagtgtgtgaatgtgagtgaggaTGTtgtctggcgacttgtccagggtgtacaccgccttccacccgaatgcagctgagataagctccagcaccccctcgcgatcccaaaaaggacacgcggtaggaaatggatggattgatataaaAGTTGATGTGAAATAATTCTACTTCCATATCACCTCGATCATCCAATAATCATGCAACAACTTCCAAGTCATGCATCAGGTTTGACAACAACAGTAAGCTGCAGAGGTGCTGCACACATGGGTGTCACAGGGCAGCACAATACAGCACAGCTGTCACTAACCAAAACAGACACACAAGCTATGCTATTGTTAGCTTGTCTGGGAGCGACTTAACCCCAACTCACCCGGGAGCAAAGTCGGGAGTAACATCAAACAACAAAATACTAGCAGTTTAAAAACGACACAGGTATTAAGGCCACATTCTGACAAATGAAACATGTCAAACTTCCTTTCAAGCCTAGTTAGCAACCTAGCATTAGCATGCAATGTTCGCCAGTCACACACTACTGCGCTGCTAACTCCGAAGCTATCTTATTCACTAGTCTCTGGCCTTCCCAGACGACGTGGTAGCTGTCGCCATTGCAGCGTCCTATTAAGTATGTCATTGTTCTTACTTATCATGCTCGCCAGTTGTGTGTTTTGTTGTCAGCTGCGAAGATAATAAGCAGCGTAGACACCCCGCTGCCACTTCCTGGCGACAAAGGAAACTTTAACCGGAAAACCCTCCTCTACGTGGGAAGCATTTCGTTCAAAACAATGTCTTCGGTCAAATAACTTGATATTAGTCCACTAAGCGTGTTTGGGTCGTACATACACATTTAACACCTTTCATTATACGACACATTAAACGAATAAAAGCGTGGGAATTGATGTTTGGACATTTGATTTAGTAGTCAAAGTATCTGTCGCCATCTAGTGTTGCTGTCAGTATACTGTCGCTAACTGGTGGTCACCATGGTGGGGCGATACTGCAAATACTGCAAATAAATACGGGTCCAATAATCTCGTTCCtatttgaaaattaattttacctttgcaacctcattataccaTTGGCTAAGTTGTATATTCATAAATTGAGTAAGTttctcaataataaataaataaataaataattaaatgcatatactcttgtgtgatgactgtattatgctgataataGATATGTATACCATgtattgattaaagtggaccccgacttaaataagttgataaacttattcgggtgttttggttgattgattgattgattgattgattgattgattgattgattgattgaaacttttattagtagattgcactgtacagtacatattccgtacaattgactactaaatagtaacatccgaataagtttttcaagggtccacgttattcaattaATTGGTTAACAAGTTGACAAATTTATTCGGGTACCCATTTAGTtgtctggggataggttgattggcaacactcaattggccctagtgtgtgaatgtgagtgtgaatgttgtctgtctatctgagagagcgacttgtccagggagtacgccgccttccacccgatcgtagctgacataggtgccagcgaccccaaagtggtgggaaaatggatggatgtacagaataatactgaactgtgcaatctactaataaaagtctcaatcaataaaAAACCCGACCTGTTGTTATGCCTTTGAAAAAGAATTTGAACTCTATTTTAAAACGCTATCTTCCTATAAAAACCTAAAAATatgtgaaaactatgatgctgtgtttcaaatttggattatttacggaacttgcatgagcctatggctttacattttgttgcatatatatgtatatatatatatatatatatacatatatatatatatatatatatatatatacatatatatatatatatacatatatatatatatatatacatatatatatatatatatatatatatatatatatatatacatatatatatatatatatatatatatatatatatatatatatatatatataaatgtgtgtctgtgtgtgtgtgtgtgtgtgtgtgtgtctgtgtgtgtgtgtgtgtgtgtgtctgtgtgtgtgtattttagttactttattgagtttacaatcCCCTGGCGCTCTTTTGTAGTGTTTTCATACtgttttttgtacttgttttgattattattatctcttgattgtatgtaaatgttgcatattgtaaataaaggtttataaagtaaatacaaataaaataataatcttGTTCCTAGTTTGGTTATTTTTTACTATAGATCATTAAATCCATCATTCAAAGACTACCTTGTATTTGTTTATCTTCATTATATCCCTAAAACACGGACAAAGATTTTAGTTAAACAGAAAAACCTTTGATACATTTTTTTCTGAACAACGTACAGCATCTAAATAGTTACACACCATTATAAGACAATGCCAATAACATAAAatgattacattttatttaaaaacattgatTCAGGACAATATGAAAATATAACTGTTTACGtatcaacacaaaaaaaacagacaTATATCACACTAGTCGATCTGACACTAATAACAACATAGTTATCGATGCACCCAGCAAGGTTTATCTGGGTCGATCTGTCCATTATtccatgtcaaaaaaaaaattactataaTTTTTAATTATTAGGACTTCCCATGTAATGAATTACTCATTATAACgacacattacattttaaaggcgTACCTTAGTAATGGTCCGCAAAGCCCTGTATAACTAGAACTACGGCATCTGAAAAGGGCCAAGCCTTATTTGACGTTTTCCCGTGTCAACAGTCAGACGAGTATTCACAGCGCCCGCCGCTGAGCTACGACAATGTCGGAGCAGGAGTCCCTGAGGTGCTCCACCGTCAGGAACCGTGGAGGCGTGCAGCGGGTGGAAGGAAAATTGCGAGCCAGTGTAGAAAAAGGAGATTACTATGAAGCACACCAGATGTATAGGACGTTATTTTTTAGGTAAGAATTGACTTGACGTCCCGGTTGCAGTTGGCTTCTGGAGGCCTGCCGTGGTCCAGACCGTTCTAGCAACCTTGCTGTGTCCATACTCGCCTCTGATTGGGGGTACTTTGCCAAAGACCCGCCCTCCCATGCCGGTCCGGTTATTTCATTGGACGCCGGAAGTGTCAGTTACCTCGGGTCCTAAAATGGACTGCTAACTAAGAGCTAGCTATCTAGCAGGGCTGCTAGCATTTGAAAGAATACAACTGACAAGTTTAGAAGTTGTTCTGCAAACAGATACACAATACATGTTTTATCGTATCATAGGGTTTTATTATGTTCAAACTAGTAGCATGTAATACATAACTGCTGCCTTGTTGCTGTTGCTCTACAGATGTGCTAATAGTTAGCTAGGTAGCCGTCTGTACTGACAAGGTACTTTAACATCTGTACCTGATGTAAGATATATCGTATAAGGTGTATGGTGGTCATTTAAAATGTGCATTACCTTGTTGTCAGTATTGGCTTTAGAATAAATCAATGGGCAACATTTAGCTATCGTCCCCATTATGTCAGTTATTTCCTTTAGAAGCAAGACAATGTGTTTTGCATCCCATAATagtgttgtaggcacaataccaatgcgcaatctttttgcaaattgcttccagctatatatttgaataatgtgtggtgcacattttgcaaatcgatgggcgcaaatacatatttttgctgccaaaataatttattaaatacttatgttattctattcatttgtagtcgggacaatataactgagtattgccctcaaatcagtccaaccctaaccactatacagtgtacgtccaccactaaactactaccacaacttggtttactatttataagatataataatgtagggttaatgactaaaccatccacaaaatctcgtcttgcgagatgcaaattgcttgcgcacaatggaaatgacgtataatttgcaaagtgcgcgagattggtgaaatgcttacaacactaGCCAGCCTCGCATCTCTGTCTGAGAAGAGTCATTTCATTTCTTCCCCTCGTCCTTCATTAATTGCAATATAAAAACTTGACATGTATGCACGCTGTTCATCCcttacacatttttattattgacACTCTTGCTTTGCAACAGGTACATGTCACAGGCTAAACACAGTGAAGCCAGGGAGCTGATGTACAATGGTGCTCTACTCTTCTTCAGCTATAACCAGGTACACGCTCTTCCTTAGTAACttaatcccagaaccatgtactCGAAATAATATGGCACATATTTAGAATTATTACATGTAAGAGCAGGTAGTAACCGGTCCTTAACTTCATCTGTTTTCTCAGAaccttcaaggcctactgaaatgagattttcttattcaaacggggatagcaggtccattctatgtgtcatacttgatcatgttgcgatattgccatatttttgctgaaaggatttagttgaatacatccacgataaagttcgcaacttttggtcgctaacagaaaagccttgcctttacaggaagtcgcagacgatgacgtcacatgttgatggctcctcacatcttcacattgtttttaatgggagcctccaacaaaaagagctattcggaccgagaaaacgacaatttccccattaatttgagcgaggatgaaagatttgtgtttgagaatattgatagcgacggactaggaaaaaaaaaaaacgcaattgcattgggacggattcagatgtttttagacacatttactcggataattttgggaaatcccttatctttctattgtgttgctagtgttttagtgagtttaacagtacctgatagtcggaggtgtgtgtccacgggtgtgatGACGCGCagcgtctcagggaagtcgacggcagcttattgggcggcacaagctcagctgatctccggtaagaagcgactttttaccacagttttctcaccgaaacctgctggttgacattcggtcgggatccatgttcgctgtgatccatagtaaagtttcacctccgggaattttaaacaaggaatcaccgtgtgtttgtgtggctaaaggctaaagtttcccaactccatctttctactttgacttctccaatattaattgaacaaattgcaaaagattcaggaacacagatctccaaaatactgtgtaattatgccgttaaagcagacgacttttagctgtgtgtgtgtgcagcgatcatacttcctaacagcccgtgacgtcacgcgtacacgtcatcattacgcgacgttttcaagaagaaactcccgggaaatttaaaattgcaatttagtaaactaaaaaggccgtattggcatgtgttgcaatgttaatatttcatcactgatatataaactatcagtctgcgtggtgggtagtagtgggtttcagtaggcctttaaattcactATAAAGGATACTATCACATGTTGCATTACCACAACACACACCACAAGAGCAATAATGTTTAGCAATTGTAAATATAATTTCTTTGAAAATAATTATGAAatttaacaaaacaaaccaaatgCAAAATGATTAGAAAGGAAAGTGTCTAAGTGAGTGAGAAAGGGTTATGTTCTacagtcagtggttctcaaatgggggtaagtgtaccccttggggtacttgaaggtatgccaaggggtacgtgagatttttttaaaatagcaacagttcaaaaatcctttatgaatacatttattgaataatacttcaacaaaatatgaatgtaagttcataaactgtgaaaataaatgcaacaatgcaatattcagtgttgacagctagattttttagtgaacatgttccataaatattgatgttaaagatttatttttttgtgaagaaatgtttagaattaagttcatgaatctatatggatatctattacaatccccaaagagggcactttaagttgatgattacttctatgtgtagaaatctttatttataattgaatcacttgtttatttttcaacaagtttttagttatttttatatctttttttcccaaatagttcaagaaagaccactacaaattagcaatattttgcactgttatacaatttaataaatcagaaactgatgacatagtgctgtattttacttctttatctctttttttaaaccaaaaatgctttgctctgattagggggtactttaattaaaaaaaatgttcacaggagggtacatcactgaaaaaagtttgcgaACCACTGTACTACAGTATTGCCATATAGATTACTTTGTTTCATGCTTTACTCTGCAGCAAAACAGTGCAGCAGATCTATCCATGCTAGTGCTTGAGGTGATGGAGAAGTCAGAGACCAAAGTGGAAGATGGTATATTAGGTGAGTTTCAGCATTGAGCCTTTAAAACTACTTTTGGACCATTACATTGAGTTAGTTGACAGCAATGTTCCCTCTATTTTTTGATATGTGTGAGAAAACACAAACTTCCTGAGCATTCAGTGGAACACAGACGTGCACACTATGACCATACTAGCAGTAcgcctgtcccaaacctgacataACAGGTTAAATATCTTATCGTAATCAAAGGACAGTAGTCATTTCCATGAAAATATTTCTTAATATAAGTGATTTGACCAATGTATAATGAAAATAACAACAATCTTGTTTTCCATGAGTTGTGTACTATTATTTTATCCCTAAGTAGGGGCTCTActctggaaataatttgtactccTTAAAACGTTCAcgtgttgcacaatgagatgtaagcatgggataaAAAGTACATTCCTGTAACGTTTTTTCTGTAAATATACATTTTGTGAGCATTTCTGTAATCTAGTAGCAGATAGAGGAATCACAGTGCAATAACATGGCATTTACACTTTGTGTGGATTTGGGAGTTGTCttgactttttgtgtggccataaacACATCAGTGGCTGAGtctaatgagtgtgtgttggctCAAATGAGAGAGCGAGCAGCTGCTGTTAATATGGTAAAGAATTGTTTTTGGCCTGGTGTGTACGGCCGAAAATGACCAGTTTTTGTAGATAGATgttttttactaatgtttttggtgtggttacGGTTGAACATAAACCGTTTTTTCTCAGTAATAATGATCGATGGAAAGACGTTACAATAATTAAACTGTGTTGATGaacattgttttatttgttgtggCCGCTTGTCATGTCAGGACGATTAACTCCATCATAGAGCGGATGTTGCTGGTGGACACCAATGCTCAGAAGAGTTGAAAAGCATGGCGTTTGACAGAGGAATCCGCATCTCACAGTTACACTGCAAAATTCTACTGAAcaaattgtgtttattttgtttaagaGTTCAGATTGGGTTTGATTTTGTGCTCTGAATAGATTGGCTGTGTGCAGAGGATGTGTGAGGAGTGCACGATTGTACAGGCATACACCACAGTGCTAGGAATGGGCTACAtgacctaaaatctatattgcgataTACATTGCAGCTTCCTGAGGTAACAATACAtatcacaatatataatttgtgtATAAAGGAACGTTCTCAAAATGTATTACaatggctcctaatttggctgatGATGTATGcggtaacctgttttgaaaatgattattatttatttgccaaataatatattgtgatcaCAGGAGGCTGCAATATTTATTGCCAAATCGCCCATACCCAACctttatgttattaaaaaaatgtttgaaattacAATTTAGTCTCTCTCTGTTAAAATACAGTACACCTTTCATATAAATGTCTTTTTTAAGGGGGTGTACTTTCAAAATCGGCAGGGGATACATTTGTTATCTTATTTCCTTCACTATATATTTTGTAATGATGTTGGTTGTGTTTGCCAAGCAGAACACCTTGCGAAGTTGTTTAGCCTGATGGATCAGAACTCTCCAGAAAGAGTAGCGTTTGTGTCAAGAGCTTTGAAATGGTCCACTGGAGGCTCTGGGAAGTTGGGTCACCCAAAGTTACACCAACTGCTGGCTGTTACCTTGTGGAAAGGTACGTCAAGTAAATTAGTTGTGTGTTTAGTATAAGCCATCACAGCAGGAGCAAATGTTCTGAAAAGGATAATGGGTACTATGTATTCTgaattttcttcatttttttttgtagaggAAAACTACAGTGAATCTCGTTACCACTTCTTGCATTCGTCTGACGGGGAGGGTTGTGCGCAGATGCTAGTAGAGTATTCATCATCCCGAGGCTTCCGCAGTGAGGTTGACATGTTTGTGGCCCAAGCAGTTTTACAGTGAGTCCATTCGCATCTGTTTTAGCAATATCACTCATAGACAACAATGTATTCTTCAAAGATGTAGCCATAATTACTCATCTTGTACTCCCAATAGGTTTCTCTGCCTAAAGAACAAAAACAGCGCTTCCGTGGTGTTTAGCACGTACACAGAGAAACACCCGTCCATAGAGCGAGGACCTCCGTTTGTCCAGCCTCTCCTTAACTTTATCTGGTTTCTGCTGCTGGCAGTGGATGGGTAAAATACTCTTAAAACACACCCAGGACACATGTATCTGATTGGAAATGAATTGTGTTAATGCTTAAAACACACCCAGGACACATGTATCTGATTGGAAATGAATTGTGTTGATGCTTAAAACACACCCAGGACACATGTATCTGATTGGAAATGAATTGTGTTAATGCTTAAAACACACCCAGGACACATGTATCTGATTGGAAATGAATTGTGTTGATGCTTAAAACACACCCAGGACACATGTATCTGATTGGAAATGAATTGTGTTCATGCTTAAAACACACCCAGGACACATGTATCTGATTGGAAATGAATTGTGTTGATGCTTAAAACACACCCAGGATACATGTATCTGATTGGAAATGAATTGTGTAAATGCTGAAAACAATCAAACTGTCATCATTTCACTTTTAAATGATCAGAGACAAATACTATACAGATCGGCGTTGATAAATTGCCAGGGAATTTTGCCTTAGAATGGGGGTGTGCCGTGGCGACAaactttcaacattttattggTTGAAATGATGATAACTAAGTGCCGAATGGCTCATTCCTTTTTGTAGCCTTTCTTGGTGGGCTGAGCTTGGCGGTGAAAACTGCTTTTCGCCACCAACCATCGAACTGTCATCACTTTATTTTGAGGCTTTAAGTTTGGGGTCTGACCTTGACTAGCGGTTTATCAACGCGTCgctccactttgacagcatcTTCTCTCCGGTATGTTTGCTGTACAGGTAGTTTttcagcgcttccatagcgagtctgaAAGATTAAGGTAGATCTCCACGCTACTGTTATATTAGTAATGGCAATGGCGCAGTATGAATGCGCCAATacaaaaggaaagaaaaaaaggagTTTGTTGACAACACGCGGACCACAATTGTGGACGTGcgcacatttttgggacttttgcagaTCCCATTTATACAGCAGCAGGTACCAgttggtaagaaaagttgtttttccgtgatattgcaaaacaaaacgtctCTTAAAgtagccattttggggtccttattcacacacacacacacacacacacacacattataataataataatacccatattttgactacggtagccgtattgcgccgacaatccatGAAGCGATGCAGCTCCGTACCTTATCAAAGTCTTAATATAAAATTTAAAGAGATTTGAGAGCTGTGTGTGATGCAGCATTTATTCAACGGGCGTCAATGCACTATCTTGcacgtatctattatgtgtgactgccatctcctggtcaggTTTATCATTACACTATGGGCCAAataaaaattgcttcgaggtcggtaagcacaaccagaattaattcgTACATTCGGCGCACTGGGTTGTAAAGGTGCACTGTCGATTGAGTAAATtaaaagatttttaaaaatacggtattttctaACGTAttaaactaggggtgtaacaattGATGGTTAGATTTATATTTCTAAATTTCAAGTATAATGATCTGTACTCAGCAGGTCCACCTTCCAGAACAGGGGTTTCAATTCAAAATTGTTTTAAAAGGGAATCAATCGATTTTAACGATACTATgaaaaggaaaacattggatttaagaacgGCAGAATTTATACTAAATTTCGCTGTTTTTTTAAGGACGTTAAATGTACTGGTTTGTCCATCTACGGCgtcaattaaaacaaaaatggcaGATATCGAAAGTGGTCGACCAAGCAAACGCCACAAGACAATATTATAAATTACAGCACAAATAACGTTTAGCTACAGCACgattgcacaagccacaacaataaTTCAACCATATTTCATCTATATCTAACTCCCATACAAGATataacaggaatataggaaaTTTCACACAGTGTCCAGTATTTATTTCCTAGTCAAACTAGTTTATTTTTTTggctaaaaagttactgaatcggTTTCAACTTTGTTAATCTTTTCGGACAGTAATGttctaaacaaaacaaaaattacgTCCCTGAATCGTATCGGCAACCACAAATTCTGAATTTAATTGCTACACCCCTTGTATTAACCTAAAAATCATTAATTGTGGTCATTCCAGCTATACTACTTTGCTAACTAATGTCAACTAAGCTAAAAGCTTGATAGctgttttagctaattttacagttATACACCACAGTCGTATGTACTTAACAGTTCAAACAtgttaacattagtatgctaacttttcagATATTTTTTACAGGCGCACCCCTCTGAGTTGCATAACTTGACACATGtgaactgttagcattttagcttgcCAACGTCAGTGCGCTAGCTTTATCTGTTTGTTTTGCTGATACACATACACCTTAGAGGCACATATTTTGTTAATCAACGTTATCCACCAAGCGCACTGCCTGTCAGTGTGTGGGGTCGTCTTGGGCATTTCAGCATTCACACGCAGTTTCTACCCAAAATTGCATATTCTCCTTTAAAAATATAGTTGTTATTGTGGTTGTGAACTGCACTTCACATATTGCATTTATGTAGCTAAACCGGAGAATTACCATATTTTGTGATGGTTCAGTAGTGTATGCAACAGCTGCTTGATTGTGTAGTTGTGCTCATTAAGGTGTTTTTATTGTgactaattatttttttttcccttttttaggGGTAAATTAACAGTTTTCACAGTGTTATGTGAGCAATATCAACCTTCCCTGAAAAGAGACCCCATGTATAATGAGGTGAGTGCTGCAAGACCCTTCTTACGTTGTCTTCTTTAGTGGACACACAAGTTAGTGGGTGGTTGGCGTTGAGGTTACCAGGGATGGCAGTTGGGATATTGTCTGTGCCTCAATTTAGTACTTTGAGTGTGTTTTCACTTAAGGCCCAAATATACTCAGACGGAACGTCTGTAAGCACGGTCGTGTCACCAAAACACTGCTTTTGCAAGTGTCTTTTTACATCGGACGGACCGAGGGCTGTTAAAGATAAATCGATGCGACCAGATATCCAGTTCGAGAAGTGACCGGTTCGGCTAAGTCCGTTACAGCCCCTTCAATCGATAACATTCAGCTGTGAATCCTTTGGTTAATCAAATGTAAACACATAAACTGGTTATCATACCAAACCAGAAATCAGTTGCCGGTTTATGTCTTTAAAACGACACAAGTCAGGGTTGTACCTGAAAAGAGTCAAACACTTGCTGCGTTACTCGCGTAACTGGAGACAAGAATAGACATGGACCGGGTGTCGCGAGAAACTAGCAAGTATGTGACAGTTAATCTTTAAAACAAGGCGAGAGTCACGGCTGCCCGCCAAATAATTGTCCGCAAGATACGTGACGTCAACGCTGTGCCGTCCGTCAATATTGTAACATTCCAAGAAATGTAGGCTCAGACAGA is part of the Nerophis ophidion isolate RoL-2023_Sa linkage group LG08, RoL_Noph_v1.0, whole genome shotgun sequence genome and encodes:
- the get4 gene encoding Golgi to ER traffic protein 4 homolog; the protein is MSEQESLRCSTVRNRGGVQRVEGKLRASVEKGDYYEAHQMYRTLFFRYMSQAKHSEARELMYNGALLFFSYNQQNSAADLSMLVLEVMEKSETKVEDGILEHLAKLFSLMDQNSPERVAFVSRALKWSTGGSGKLGHPKLHQLLAVTLWKEENYSESRYHFLHSSDGEGCAQMLVEYSSSRGFRSEVDMFVAQAVLQFLCLKNKNSASVVFSTYTEKHPSIERGPPFVQPLLNFIWFLLLAVDGGKLTVFTVLCEQYQPSLKRDPMYNEYLDRIGQLFFGVPPKQSPSYGGLLGNLLNSLMGAGEDDDSVEEAQEDSSPIELD